In Chitinophaga sp. HK235, a single window of DNA contains:
- a CDS encoding RagB/SusD family nutrient uptake outer membrane protein has translation MKKRNIYIPVLIALMAGGSGCTDKWVDTKPNGAPSTAFFWQSDNDLRKATAALYIEMKSEETWGRDLFWVQDASDDLIVGRVKANGENIKNFIPTGREDYLAEGWKRLYGTISKANQAIQGIQSAVNVSDAVKKQSLGEAYFMRGFAHFWIAYMWGHKNQGVPFDGPENAEYGKRIPPQLASVTDNYAQIISDLQKAADLLPLFESYGDADKGRAHKAAAWAYMVKVYAYWAQFDKTKWQLVPALCDKIRDEGHRALITGKASGKQNYQAVFSVANNWSSEYIWSVTSGMQGGSEFPGVVLENKGWLKYNGWGYFQPTEELYEEYEANDPRREVTILKFGDKFTYIGQEKLYTSTNSLSGFQMNKYMEPYSYGSNGDMSSNTFASSNPDYPTTALSLPLIRYAEILLFKAEALIEQGRAGEAAAPLNEVRTRVGLAPVATPTMNDLKHERRVELACEWTDRFHDLKRWGDYAKINAPLHGRIHANREDPASPYTIKEVWPARNFNPDKHMAWPISPDEIARTNGAYKQTPGW, from the coding sequence ATGAAAAAGAGAAATATTTATATACCCGTTCTGATAGCGCTGATGGCCGGCGGAAGCGGCTGTACTGATAAGTGGGTGGACACCAAACCTAATGGCGCACCTTCTACAGCTTTCTTCTGGCAAAGCGATAATGATCTCCGTAAAGCCACTGCTGCGCTGTATATCGAAATGAAAAGTGAAGAAACCTGGGGAAGGGACCTCTTCTGGGTACAGGATGCCAGCGATGATCTGATTGTAGGCAGGGTAAAAGCCAACGGAGAAAATATCAAGAATTTTATTCCCACTGGCCGGGAAGATTATCTCGCTGAAGGATGGAAACGTTTATACGGTACTATCAGTAAAGCCAACCAGGCCATCCAGGGTATTCAGTCTGCAGTGAATGTATCGGATGCCGTAAAAAAACAATCACTGGGAGAAGCCTATTTTATGCGTGGTTTTGCGCATTTCTGGATCGCTTATATGTGGGGCCATAAAAACCAGGGCGTACCTTTTGATGGACCGGAGAATGCGGAATATGGCAAACGCATTCCTCCACAACTGGCATCTGTGACCGACAACTACGCACAGATTATCAGCGACCTGCAGAAAGCAGCAGACCTGCTGCCATTGTTTGAATCCTATGGTGATGCTGATAAAGGCCGTGCGCATAAAGCCGCTGCCTGGGCCTACATGGTAAAAGTATATGCTTACTGGGCACAGTTCGATAAAACCAAATGGCAACTGGTGCCGGCTTTGTGCGACAAAATCCGCGATGAAGGACATCGCGCCCTTATCACCGGCAAAGCCAGTGGAAAACAAAACTATCAGGCTGTTTTCAGTGTGGCCAACAACTGGTCATCTGAATATATCTGGTCTGTAACCTCCGGTATGCAGGGTGGTTCAGAGTTCCCCGGTGTAGTACTGGAAAACAAAGGATGGCTTAAATACAATGGTTGGGGTTATTTCCAGCCTACGGAAGAGCTGTATGAAGAATATGAAGCCAATGATCCCAGAAGGGAAGTGACCATCCTCAAATTTGGTGACAAATTTACCTATATCGGACAGGAGAAATTATATACTTCAACCAACAGTCTGTCCGGTTTCCAGATGAACAAGTATATGGAACCATATAGCTACGGTTCAAATGGTGACATGAGTTCCAATACCTTCGCAAGCTCTAACCCTGATTATCCAACTACAGCATTGAGCCTGCCGCTGATCCGGTATGCAGAAATCCTGTTGTTTAAAGCAGAAGCCCTGATCGAACAGGGCAGGGCAGGGGAAGCTGCTGCACCACTCAATGAAGTAAGGACCCGTGTAGGACTCGCTCCCGTGGCCACCCCTACAATGAACGATCTTAAACACGAACGTCGCGTGGAGCTGGCTTGTGAATGGACCGACCGCTTCCATGATCTTAAAAGATGGGGTGACTATGCTAAAATCAATGCGCCACTGCATGGCCGTATACATGCCAACCGCGAAGATCCGGCTTCTCCTTATACCATCAAGGAGGTTTGGCCTGCCCGCAACTTTAACCCGGACAAACATATGGCGTGGCCTATCAGTCCGGACGAAATTGCCCGCACCAACGGCGCTTATAAACAAACACCAGGCTGGTAA
- a CDS encoding TIGR03118 family protein, translated as MTTSFKKLLTAGSAGNVHSGIAVTLVMLLMMATSCRRWPPNDCNDCDCLSKDYKQTNLVADNASFGAARIDPLLVNAWGLAVSPSGAFWISTNNPEISPLFQHSVIYDKDGNQLRKPVIIPATEGARRTGVVFNHTSGFGGAHFIFAIDDGTFVSWVSGDTGVYHTARFNDKAVYTGIAIASDSGKSYIYAANFRDGTIDVFDTAFKYIPYKQFRDPNIPAGFAPFNIRNIDGLLYVTYAKQKLPQKRVDEAGPGNGYVNIFRSDGSLVRRFASQGTLNSPWGITEGCSDFGDDVILIGNFGDGRINAYSASGTFLGQLRKDNAPLTIDGLLALEGHVTGAGNKIFFTASPNGGLHGLFGYLQQNELPQK; from the coding sequence ATGACAACTTCATTTAAAAAACTGCTTACAGCAGGATCGGCAGGAAATGTTCATTCCGGAATAGCGGTGACGCTGGTCATGCTTTTAATGATGGCTACCAGTTGCCGCAGATGGCCCCCTAACGATTGTAACGATTGTGACTGTTTGTCGAAAGACTATAAACAAACTAATCTGGTGGCTGATAATGCAAGCTTTGGTGCCGCTCGTATCGACCCGCTTCTTGTCAATGCCTGGGGACTTGCAGTGAGCCCTTCCGGTGCTTTCTGGATTTCTACCAACAACCCAGAAATTAGTCCTCTTTTTCAACATAGTGTTATTTATGATAAAGACGGGAACCAACTGAGGAAACCCGTGATAATCCCTGCTACCGAAGGTGCCCGTCGGACCGGCGTTGTGTTCAACCATACCAGCGGCTTTGGTGGCGCCCATTTCATCTTTGCGATAGATGATGGTACCTTTGTATCCTGGGTATCCGGTGATACTGGAGTTTACCATACTGCCCGCTTTAATGACAAGGCTGTTTACACAGGCATTGCCATCGCCAGTGATAGTGGCAAATCATATATTTACGCTGCCAATTTCCGCGATGGAACGATAGATGTATTTGACACGGCTTTCAAATATATTCCGTACAAACAATTCCGTGATCCGAATATTCCGGCCGGCTTTGCTCCATTTAATATCCGGAACATCGACGGTTTACTGTATGTTACCTACGCTAAGCAGAAACTCCCCCAAAAAAGAGTTGACGAGGCAGGCCCTGGCAATGGATATGTAAATATTTTCAGATCGGATGGCTCCCTGGTAAGAAGGTTTGCTTCCCAGGGCACGCTCAACTCCCCATGGGGTATTACAGAAGGCTGTAGCGACTTTGGTGATGATGTGATCCTGATCGGCAACTTCGGCGATGGCCGTATCAATGCTTATAGTGCAAGCGGCACTTTCCTCGGACAACTCAGGAAAGACAATGCTCCGCTGACGATTGATGGATTATTGGCACTTGAAGGCCATGTGACCGGCGCCGGTAATAAAATATTTTTCACCGCAAGCCCTAATGGCGGATTACACGGCCTCTTTGGTTATCTACAGCAGAACGAACTTCCACAGAAATAA
- a CDS encoding DUF1772 domain-containing protein — protein sequence MLFFLLVITALTAALMAGLFYAYSCSVNPGLGRLSDTCYMAAMQSINRVILNPVFFIGFMGPVFLLPLSTWLVFRQGATVSGWCLLAATIIYLAGVFGVTAAGNVPLNNALDKVSLQGDAAEIAAQRARFEKPWNRLNMVRTIGAIITVTLVIIACLKMNF from the coding sequence ATGCTATTTTTTTTATTGGTGATAACGGCGCTTACTGCAGCATTGATGGCTGGGCTTTTTTATGCCTATTCCTGTTCGGTAAATCCGGGGCTGGGCCGTTTGTCTGACACCTGCTATATGGCAGCTATGCAGTCTATCAACAGAGTGATCCTCAATCCGGTTTTTTTCATTGGTTTTATGGGCCCGGTATTTTTGCTGCCTTTAAGTACCTGGCTGGTCTTCCGGCAGGGCGCAACAGTAAGCGGCTGGTGCCTGCTGGCGGCGACTATCATTTACCTGGCTGGTGTTTTTGGGGTAACCGCAGCTGGTAATGTACCGCTCAACAATGCGCTGGACAAAGTATCGCTGCAGGGGGATGCCGCAGAGATAGCAGCACAACGCGCCCGTTTCGAAAAGCCATGGAACCGGCTCAATATGGTTCGTACCATTGGCGCCATCATAACAGTGACGCTGGTCATCATTGCCTGTCTGAAAATGAATTTTTAA